A DNA window from Drosophila virilis strain 15010-1051.87 chromosome 4, Dvir_AGI_RSII-ME, whole genome shotgun sequence contains the following coding sequences:
- the nub gene encoding protein nubbin isoform X2, translating to MVMSELHWRTASPEDNNNSLKHDLLKTNNNSARDAAVHMMQNRYISRLSRSPSPLQSNASDCDDNNSSVGTSSDRCRSPLSPALSLQQAKRQLLAMQPHPAHHYQHHTNHHTNHHHHQQQQQQQVYKLEQPDEDYDDANGGALNLTSDNSRHSTQSPANSVKSTAATPPSQLAAPPPISPVLPPNVGTPTTMAAAAAAAAAVATSVASGMQPLLALPGLSSPQAQFAAAAGLGLNNPLLAGSISPQDFAQFQQLLQQRQVALQQQFNSYMELLRSGSLGLPQDDPALATQVAAAQFLMQSQMQALAQATQQLQALQKQQESLSLCKSPLLQPRSSTPHARSPAPVRSPASSPQSQQASHHPLQITPPNSAASLKLSGMLTPSTPTSGTHNHNHSQTPQPKTVASAAAARAAGEPSPEETTDLEELEQFAKTFKQRRIKLGFTQGDVGLAMGKLYGNDFSQTTISRFEALNLSFKNMCKLKPLLQKWLDDADRTIQATGGVFDPAALQATVSTPEIIGRRRKKRTSIETTIRGALEKAFMANQKPTSEEISQLADRLGMEKEVVRVWFCNRRQKEKRINPSLDSPTGADDDESPYMLH from the coding sequence CTTCGGATTGCGATGACAACAACTCGAGCGTGGGCACCTCCAGCGATCGCTGTCGATCGCCCCTGAGTCCGGCCCTGTCGCTGCAGCAGGCGAAGCGACAGCTGCTCGCAATGCAGCCGCATCCGGCGCACCATTACCAGCATCACACGAATCACCACACGAATCACCAtcaccatcagcagcagcagcagcagcaggtgtaCAAGCTGGAGCAGCCGGACGAGGATTACGATGATGCCAATGGCGGCGCTCTCAATCTGACCAGCGACAATTCGCGACACAGCACTCAGTCGCCGGCGAATTCGGTTAAATCGACGGCTGCCACGCCTCCCAGTCAGTTAGCGGCGCCGCCGCCCATTTCGCCCGTGCTGCCACCCAACGTGGGTACGCCCACCAcaatggcagcagcggcggcggcagcggcagccgtcGCCACGAGCGTGGCCAGCGGCATGCAGCCGCTGCTCGCACTGCCCGGGCTGTCCTCGCCGCAGGCGCAATTCGCCGCGGCCGCTGGCCTCGGGCTGAACAATCCGCTGCTGGCGGGCTCCATTTCGCCGCAGGACTTCGCCCAgttccagcagctgctgcagcagcggcaggtGGCGCTACAGCAGCAATTCAATAGCTACATGGAGCTGCTGCGGAGCGGCTCGCTGGGCCTGCCGCAGGACGATCCCGCGCTGGCCACACAGGTGGCCGCGGCCCAGTTCCTCATGCAGAGCCAGATGCAGGCACTGGCCCAGGccacgcagcagctgcaggcgctgcagaagcagcaggaatcgctctcgctctgcaaatcgccgctgctgcagccgcgCAGCTCGACGCCACATGCACGCAGTCCGGCGCCGGTGCGCAGTCCGGCCAGCtcgccgcagtcgcagcaggCGTCGCATCATCCGCTGCAGATAACGCCGCCCAATTCGGCGGCCAGCCTTAAGCTGAGCGGCATGCTTACGCCCAGCACGCCCACCAGCGGCACCCACAATCACAATCACAGCCAGACGCCGCAGCCGAAGACTGTGGCCAGCGCGGCGGCGGCGCGTGCCGCGGGCGAGCCCTCGCCGGAGGAGACCACCGATCTGGAGGAGCTGGAGCAGTTCGCCAAGACGTTCAAACAGCGTCGCATTAAGCTCGGCTTCACCCAGGGCGATGTCGGCCTGGCCATGGGCAAGCTCTATGGCAACGATTTCTCCCAGACGACCATCTCGCGCTTCGAGGCTCTCAATCTCAGCTTCAAGAACATGTGCAAGCTGAAGCCGCTGCTGCAAAAATGGCTGGACGATGCTGATCGCACCATTCAGGCCACCGGCGGCGTCTTCGATCCGGCCGCGCTGCAGGCGACGGTCAGCACGCCGGAGATCATTGGAAGGCGGCGCAAGAAGCGCACCTCGATTGAGACCACGATTCGCGGTGCTCTGGAGAAGGCCTTTATGGCCAACCAGAAACCCACCTCCGAGGAGATCAGCCAGCTGGCCGATCGCCTCGGCATGGAGAAGGAGGTGGTGCGCGTCTGGTTCTGCAATCGCCGCCAGAAAGAGAAGCGCATCAATCCCTCGCTCGACAGCCCCACGGGCGCCGACGATGACGAGTCGCCCTACATGCTCCACTAG